From one Streptomyces sp. SCSIO 30461 genomic stretch:
- a CDS encoding adenosine deaminase gives MERVRDLTLLPKAHLHLHFTGSMRPTTLLELADKYGVHLPEALTGGEPPKLRATDERGWFRFQRLYDIARSCLRAPEDIQRLVREAAEEDVRDGSGWLEIQVDPTSYAPMLGGLIPALEIILDAVESASRETGLGMRVLVAANRMKHPLDARTLARLAVRYADRGVVGFGLSNDERRGMARDFDRAFAIARDGGLLAAPHGGELTGPSSVRDCLDDLDASRIGHGVRAAEDPRLLRKLAERGVTCEVCPASNVALGVYEKPGDVPLRKLWDAGVPMALGADDPLLFGSRLAAQYEIARRHHGFTDEELAELARQSVRGSAAPEGVQDGLLAGIDAWVKG, from the coding sequence ATGGAGCGCGTCCGAGACCTCACACTTCTGCCCAAGGCCCATCTGCATCTGCACTTCACCGGCTCGATGCGGCCGACCACGCTTCTCGAACTCGCCGACAAGTACGGGGTGCACCTCCCGGAAGCGCTGACCGGCGGCGAACCGCCGAAGCTCCGCGCGACGGACGAGCGCGGCTGGTTCCGCTTCCAGCGGCTGTACGACATCGCGCGCTCCTGTCTGCGTGCGCCGGAGGACATCCAGCGCCTGGTGCGGGAGGCGGCGGAGGAGGATGTCAGGGACGGATCCGGCTGGCTGGAGATCCAGGTGGACCCGACGTCGTACGCACCGATGCTGGGCGGGCTGATCCCGGCGCTGGAGATCATCCTCGACGCGGTGGAGAGCGCGTCGCGCGAAACCGGTCTCGGTATGCGGGTGCTGGTCGCCGCGAACCGGATGAAGCACCCGCTTGACGCCCGCACCCTCGCACGGCTCGCGGTGCGCTACGCGGACCGGGGCGTGGTGGGCTTCGGGCTGTCCAACGACGAGCGCCGGGGCATGGCCCGGGACTTCGACCGCGCCTTCGCGATCGCCCGCGATGGAGGGTTGCTGGCCGCCCCGCACGGCGGCGAATTGACCGGGCCCTCGTCCGTACGGGACTGCCTGGACGATCTGGACGCCTCCCGGATCGGCCACGGCGTCCGCGCCGCCGAGGACCCCCGCCTACTGCGCAAGCTCGCCGAGCGCGGGGTGACCTGCGAGGTGTGCCCGGCGTCGAACGTGGCGCTCGGGGTGTACGAGAAGCCCGGCGACGTACCGCTGCGGAAGCTCTGGGACGCCGGGGTACCGATGGCGCTGGGCGCGGACGACCCCCTGCTGTTCGGTTCGCGGCTGGCGGCGCAGTACGAGATCGCACGGCGCCACCACGGCTTCACGGACGAGGAACTGGCTGAACTGGCCCGGCAGTCGGTTCGGGGGTCGGCGGCGCCGGAGGGGGTGCAGGACGGATTGCTGGCGGGGATCGACGCCTGGGTGAAGGGGTGA
- a CDS encoding UDP-N-acetylmuramate dehydrogenase, whose translation MQELHDAPLAPLTTFRLGGPAARLVTATTDDEVIATVREADATGTPLLLIGGGSNLVIGDKGFEGTALRIATAGFQLDGTSLELAAGEVWTDAVARTVEAGLAGIECLAGIPGSAGATPIQNVGAYGQEVSSTITEVVAYDRHDDEVVTVPNSECGFAYRHSRFKGDPGRYVVLRVRFELEDTGGLSAPIKYAETARALGVEPGDRVPAAKARETVLKLRAGKGMVLDPEDHDTWSAGSFFTNPILTASEYETFLSRVRERLGDDVAPPAYPAGDGHTKTSAAWLIDKAGFVKGYGTGPARISTKHTLALTNRGTATTEDLLALAREVVAGVRDAFGVTLVNEPVTVGVSL comes from the coding sequence GTGCAGGAACTCCACGATGCCCCGCTCGCCCCGCTGACCACCTTCCGCCTCGGCGGCCCGGCCGCCCGGCTCGTCACGGCCACCACCGACGACGAGGTGATCGCCACCGTCCGCGAAGCCGACGCCACCGGCACACCGCTGCTGCTGATCGGCGGCGGCAGCAACCTGGTGATCGGCGACAAGGGCTTCGAAGGCACCGCCCTGCGCATCGCCACCGCTGGATTCCAGCTCGACGGCACCTCCCTGGAGCTGGCCGCGGGGGAGGTGTGGACCGACGCTGTGGCCCGCACCGTGGAAGCCGGGCTCGCGGGCATCGAGTGCCTCGCAGGCATCCCCGGTTCGGCCGGTGCCACCCCCATCCAGAACGTGGGGGCGTACGGCCAGGAGGTCTCCAGCACCATCACCGAGGTGGTGGCGTACGACCGTCACGACGACGAGGTCGTCACCGTCCCGAACTCGGAGTGCGGCTTCGCCTACCGCCACAGCCGCTTCAAGGGCGACCCCGGCCGCTATGTCGTGCTGCGCGTCCGCTTCGAACTGGAGGACACGGGCGGGCTGTCCGCCCCGATCAAGTACGCCGAGACGGCACGCGCCCTCGGCGTCGAGCCCGGTGACCGCGTCCCGGCGGCGAAGGCGCGCGAGACCGTCCTCAAGCTGCGCGCGGGCAAGGGCATGGTCCTGGACCCCGAGGACCACGACACCTGGTCCGCCGGGTCCTTCTTCACCAACCCGATCCTGACCGCATCGGAGTACGAGACCTTCCTGAGCCGGGTTCGCGAGCGCCTCGGTGACGACGTGGCACCGCCCGCCTACCCCGCGGGCGACGGCCACACCAAGACCTCGGCGGCCTGGCTGATCGACAAGGCGGGCTTCGTGAAGGGATACGGCACGGGCCCGGCGCGTATCTCCACCAAGCACACCCTCGCCCTCACCAACCGGGGCACGGCCACCACGGAGGACCTGCTGGCCCTCGCCCGCGAGGTCGTGGCCGGAGTGCGGGACGCCTTCGGAGTCACTCTCGTGAACGAGCCGGTGACGGTCGGCGTCAGCCTCTGA